Proteins found in one Corynebacterium canis genomic segment:
- a CDS encoding DUF2020 domain-containing protein, which translates to MRRTVLVLSCALLAACSTPQLGEQQTTTPTPEAPAVVPDQGLPIDAAAEVPRDATTPCPYLDTNWVADTNGQKVTTQGIDERFDTPACVFWSYQEEPQLQVIVRHMPDEQQAVDVVNWAAPINETEPAEEPEGWSGGRLGSEGRSIYAVQKGSVAVVVFSNQAQSIKVELVAKEVIARLGL; encoded by the coding sequence ATGCGCCGTACAGTTTTGGTACTTAGTTGTGCCCTCCTCGCCGCCTGCTCGACCCCCCAACTCGGCGAGCAACAAACAACCACGCCTACCCCTGAGGCCCCCGCCGTTGTCCCCGACCAGGGATTGCCTATCGACGCCGCGGCAGAGGTACCGCGCGACGCAACCACACCGTGCCCCTATCTGGACACGAACTGGGTAGCGGATACGAACGGGCAAAAAGTAACCACGCAAGGGATCGACGAGCGTTTTGATACTCCCGCATGCGTGTTCTGGTCCTATCAGGAGGAACCGCAATTGCAGGTGATCGTGCGGCACATGCCCGACGAGCAGCAGGCCGTGGACGTGGTGAATTGGGCCGCCCCCATCAATGAGACCGAGCCCGCCGAGGAGCCGGAAGGCTGGTCGGGGGGCCGATTGGGCTCGGAGGGGCGTTCTATTTACGCGGTGCAGAAGGGCAGTGTTGCGGTGGTGGTGTTTTCCAACCAGGCGCAGTCGATCAAGGTGGAATTGGTGGCCAAGGAGGTGATTGCCCGGCTTGGTTTGTAG
- a CDS encoding response regulator transcription factor: MIRVLLADDHEIVRLGLRAVLESAKDIEVVGEVATAEAAIEAAQRGGIDVILMDLRFGAGAEGTLVSTGADATAAIKRSMDNPPNVLVVTNYDTDADILGAIEAGAVGYLLKDAPPAELLAAVRSAAEGDSTLSPVVANRLMTRVRTPRTSLTPRELEVLKLVASGSSNRDIGKVLFLSEATVKSHLVHIYDKLGVRSRTSAVAAAREQGVL; the protein is encoded by the coding sequence ATGATCCGAGTTCTCCTAGCTGACGATCATGAAATCGTCCGCCTAGGTCTACGCGCCGTTCTAGAATCCGCCAAAGACATCGAAGTGGTAGGTGAAGTTGCCACGGCGGAGGCCGCGATTGAAGCTGCGCAGCGCGGTGGGATCGACGTTATCCTGATGGACCTGCGCTTCGGTGCCGGCGCGGAAGGCACCCTGGTTTCTACCGGCGCGGACGCCACCGCGGCGATCAAACGCTCCATGGACAACCCGCCGAACGTGCTGGTGGTGACCAATTACGATACCGACGCGGATATCTTGGGTGCCATCGAGGCGGGGGCGGTGGGCTACCTGCTCAAGGACGCGCCACCGGCGGAATTATTGGCCGCGGTACGTTCCGCGGCCGAAGGCGACTCCACACTTTCGCCCGTGGTTGCGAATAGGTTGATGACTCGTGTGCGCACCCCCCGCACATCCCTCACCCCGCGCGAACTCGAGGTACTCAAGCTCGTGGCCAGCGGCTCCTCCAACCGGGACATTGGCAAAGTGCTGTTCCTCTCGGAGGCGACGGTGAAATCGCACTTAGTACATATCTACGACAAGCTGGGCGTCCGCTCCCGCACCTCTGCAGTTGCCGCGGCCCGCGAGCAAGGCGTGCTGTAG
- a CDS encoding class E sortase — MSHAAAPRRLSLTQVLGELFITVGVLFFLFAFYESYWTNLEASREQSKVSDKLDQQWQHVNPRQKLTPELGEAFARMYIPAFGSDFHFAIVEGTTDADLLAGPGRYTESQLPGDPGNFAVAGHRVGKGAPFNDLGNLKVCDAVVVETSNRWDVYRILPIDAQGEQRRAEALQCLTPEQAERLATGDYAGVNGRAITVPGDIASINPIPGLDVAEATPEMEALMTMTTCHPQFSNAERMIVHAMLVRSEPKQPGVRPAELEEK, encoded by the coding sequence ATGAGTCATGCTGCAGCGCCACGACGCCTCAGCCTCACACAAGTGTTGGGAGAGCTGTTTATTACCGTGGGCGTCCTCTTTTTCCTCTTCGCCTTTTATGAGTCGTATTGGACAAATTTAGAAGCAAGCAGGGAGCAATCTAAGGTCTCGGACAAGCTTGACCAGCAGTGGCAGCATGTGAACCCACGGCAAAAACTCACCCCCGAATTAGGCGAGGCCTTCGCTCGAATGTATATTCCAGCGTTCGGCTCTGATTTCCATTTCGCCATCGTCGAAGGAACCACCGACGCGGACCTGCTCGCGGGCCCCGGCCGCTATACCGAAAGCCAGCTTCCGGGGGATCCGGGCAATTTCGCCGTGGCCGGCCATCGCGTGGGCAAAGGCGCACCGTTTAATGATCTTGGCAATTTAAAGGTGTGCGACGCCGTCGTCGTAGAGACCAGCAACCGGTGGGACGTCTACCGCATTTTGCCTATCGACGCCCAGGGGGAACAGCGCCGCGCGGAGGCCCTGCAATGCCTCACTCCCGAGCAGGCAGAACGCCTAGCCACCGGGGATTATGCCGGGGTGAACGGGCGGGCCATTACGGTCCCCGGCGATATTGCCAGCATCAACCCCATCCCCGGCCTAGATGTGGCGGAAGCCACCCCGGAGATGGAAGCCCTCATGACCATGACCACCTGCCACCCGCAGTTTTCCAATGCGGAGCGCATGATCGTGCACGCCATGCTCGTGCGCTCCGAACCAAAGCAACCCGGGGTTCGCCCCGCCGAACTCGAGGAGAAATAA
- a CDS encoding sensor histidine kinase translates to MNSEPAALQNHGLRKGVHFLTAFLLVVIVLASVRLPSLELLAMIGLASGFGAVYYAGNRHLRDPLALQLWLLALTCIWIIMVPIQTSAVYLVFALYFLYLQVLTDFRGLIAVIGATVVSVLSQYPHMTIGSVLGPCVAALVSVGINYAFQALWTVSQDRQKLIEELLQTRSQLAETERAAGIAAERQRIAHEIHDTLAQGLSSIQMLLHVAERELEAVPDDVAEPAVRRIRQARTTAADNLSEARAMIAALQPPALSKTSLEGALHRVAQGVVGTEVSVVVEGQERQLPMRTEASLLRIAQGAVGNVAKHAQAERCRITLTYGEEEVRLDIVDNGVGFDPESIGARPAGLGHIGLDAMRQRAVEQGGTLNVESEPGGGTAVSVALPVTGELESKSEPTDKGAHDDPSSPS, encoded by the coding sequence ATGAACAGTGAACCGGCCGCCCTGCAGAATCATGGGTTGCGCAAAGGCGTGCATTTCCTCACCGCGTTTCTGCTGGTTGTGATCGTATTGGCGTCAGTACGTCTGCCGTCCTTGGAACTGCTGGCCATGATCGGACTGGCAAGCGGATTCGGCGCCGTATACTACGCGGGAAACCGGCATTTGCGGGACCCCCTGGCGCTGCAATTATGGTTGCTGGCACTGACGTGCATATGGATCATCATGGTGCCGATCCAAACCAGCGCCGTGTATTTGGTCTTTGCGCTGTATTTCCTCTACCTGCAGGTTTTAACTGATTTCCGCGGTTTGATCGCGGTGATCGGTGCCACGGTGGTTTCGGTGCTGAGCCAGTACCCGCACATGACCATCGGCAGCGTGCTAGGCCCCTGCGTGGCGGCATTGGTTTCGGTGGGCATCAACTACGCGTTCCAGGCGCTGTGGACGGTTTCGCAAGACCGCCAAAAGCTTATCGAGGAGCTGCTGCAAACCCGCTCCCAACTGGCGGAAACGGAACGCGCGGCGGGGATTGCGGCGGAGCGCCAACGCATTGCCCACGAAATCCACGACACCTTGGCCCAGGGTTTGTCCAGCATTCAGATGCTGCTCCACGTCGCAGAGCGTGAGCTTGAGGCGGTGCCTGACGACGTCGCTGAACCCGCCGTCCGCCGCATCCGCCAGGCCCGCACCACCGCCGCCGATAATCTCAGTGAAGCCCGCGCCATGATCGCGGCACTGCAACCGCCAGCGCTTTCGAAAACCTCATTGGAGGGCGCCCTGCATCGCGTGGCCCAAGGGGTGGTGGGCACGGAGGTGAGCGTGGTGGTGGAAGGCCAAGAACGTCAATTGCCCATGCGGACCGAAGCCTCCCTGTTGCGCATCGCCCAAGGTGCGGTGGGAAACGTGGCCAAGCATGCGCAGGCGGAACGTTGCCGCATTACCTTGACCTATGGGGAAGAAGAGGTGCGGTTGGATATTGTGGACAATGGAGTCGGCTTCGACCCGGAATCGATCGGTGCGCGGCCCGCCGGACTCGGCCATATCGGGTTGGACGCAATGCGCCAACGCGCGGTGGAGCAGGGCGGCACCTTAAACGTGGAATCCGAACCTGGTGGCGGTACCGCGGTCTCTGTGGCACTCCCCGTCACCGGGGAACTAGAATCAAAATCTGAACCTACCGATAAGGGAGCCCACGATGATCCGAGTTCTCCTAGCTGA